The following are encoded together in the Ovis canadensis isolate MfBH-ARS-UI-01 breed Bighorn chromosome 2, ARS-UI_OviCan_v2, whole genome shotgun sequence genome:
- the METTL5 gene encoding rRNA N(6)-adenosine-methyltransferase METTL5 isoform X3: protein MKKLRLKELESRLQQVDGFEKPKLFLEQYPTRPHIAACMLYTIHNTYDDIENKVIADLGCGCGVLSIGTAMLGAGLCVGFDIDEDALEIFNRNVEEFELTNVDMVQCDVCSLSNRLSKSFDTVIMNPPFGTKNNKGTDMAFLKTALEMARTAVYSLHKSSTRESCDTTCQHHTSFIKKNQ from the exons atgaagaaattaaggctTAAGGAGCTAGAGAGTCGCCTGCAACAAGTGGATGGATTCGAAAAGCCCAAGCTCTTTCTAGAACAGTATCCAACCAGGCCGCACATTGCAG CATGTATGCTCTATACAATCCATAATACATATGATGACATTGAAAATAAAGTGATTGCAGATCTAGGATGTGGCTGTGGAGTGCTTAGCATTGGAACTGCAATGCTAGGAGCAGG gTTGTGTGTTGGATTTGACATAGATGAAGATGCATTGGAAATATTTAATAGGAATGTAGAAGAGTTTGAGTTAACAAATGTAGACATGGTTCAATGTGATGTATGCTCATTATCTAACAGACTGTCCAAATCATTTGATACAGTAATTATGAATCCTCCCTTTGGGaccaaaaataataaag GGACAGATATGGCATTTCTGAAGACTGCTTTAGAAATGGCAAGAACTGCAGTATATTCTTTACACAAATCCTCAACTAGAGAA AGCTGCGATACGACCTGCCAGCATCATACAagtttcataaaaaaaaatca GTAG
- the METTL5 gene encoding rRNA N(6)-adenosine-methyltransferase METTL5 isoform X2, whose amino-acid sequence MKKLRLKELESRLQQVDGFEKPKLFLEQYPTRPHIAACMLYTIHNTYDDIENKVIADLGCGCGVLSIGTAMLGAGLCVGFDIDEDALEIFNRNVEEFELTNVDMVQCDVCSLSNRLSKSFDTVIMNPPFGTKNNKGTDMAFLKTALEMARTAVYSLHKSSTREHIQKKAAEWKVKIDIIAELRYDLPASYKFHKKKSVDIEVDLIRFSF is encoded by the exons atgaagaaattaaggctTAAGGAGCTAGAGAGTCGCCTGCAACAAGTGGATGGATTCGAAAAGCCCAAGCTCTTTCTAGAACAGTATCCAACCAGGCCGCACATTGCAG CATGTATGCTCTATACAATCCATAATACATATGATGACATTGAAAATAAAGTGATTGCAGATCTAGGATGTGGCTGTGGAGTGCTTAGCATTGGAACTGCAATGCTAGGAGCAGG gTTGTGTGTTGGATTTGACATAGATGAAGATGCATTGGAAATATTTAATAGGAATGTAGAAGAGTTTGAGTTAACAAATGTAGACATGGTTCAATGTGATGTATGCTCATTATCTAACAGACTGTCCAAATCATTTGATACAGTAATTATGAATCCTCCCTTTGGGaccaaaaataataaag GGACAGATATGGCATTTCTGAAGACTGCTTTAGAAATGGCAAGAACTGCAGTATATTCTTTACACAAATCCTCAACTAGAGAA catattcaaaagaaagcTGCAGAGTGGAAGGTCAAGATAGATATTATTGCAG AGCTGCGATACGACCTGCCAGCATCATACAagtttcataaaaaaaaatca GTAGACATCGAAGTGGATCTAATTCGATTTTCTTTTTAA
- the METTL5 gene encoding rRNA N(6)-adenosine-methyltransferase METTL5 isoform X1, whose amino-acid sequence MKKLRLKELESRLQQVDGFEKPKLFLEQYPTRPHIAACMLYTIHNTYDDIENKVIADLGCGCGVLSIGTAMLGAGLCVGFDIDEDALEIFNRNVEEFELTNVDMVQCDVCSLSNRLSKSFDTVIMNPPFGTKNNKGTDMAFLKTALEMARTAVYSLHKSSTREHIQKKAAEWKVKIDIIAELRYDLPASYKFHKKKSVSLLILVYPHSVLKNFTISNYF is encoded by the exons atgaagaaattaaggctTAAGGAGCTAGAGAGTCGCCTGCAACAAGTGGATGGATTCGAAAAGCCCAAGCTCTTTCTAGAACAGTATCCAACCAGGCCGCACATTGCAG CATGTATGCTCTATACAATCCATAATACATATGATGACATTGAAAATAAAGTGATTGCAGATCTAGGATGTGGCTGTGGAGTGCTTAGCATTGGAACTGCAATGCTAGGAGCAGG gTTGTGTGTTGGATTTGACATAGATGAAGATGCATTGGAAATATTTAATAGGAATGTAGAAGAGTTTGAGTTAACAAATGTAGACATGGTTCAATGTGATGTATGCTCATTATCTAACAGACTGTCCAAATCATTTGATACAGTAATTATGAATCCTCCCTTTGGGaccaaaaataataaag GGACAGATATGGCATTTCTGAAGACTGCTTTAGAAATGGCAAGAACTGCAGTATATTCTTTACACAAATCCTCAACTAGAGAA catattcaaaagaaagcTGCAGAGTGGAAGGTCAAGATAGATATTATTGCAG AGCTGCGATACGACCTGCCAGCATCATACAagtttcataaaaaaaaatcagtaagtctCTTGATTCTGGTTTATCCACATTCAGTACTGAAAAACTTCACAATAAGTAATTATTTCTAA